One Spea bombifrons isolate aSpeBom1 chromosome 1, aSpeBom1.2.pri, whole genome shotgun sequence DNA window includes the following coding sequences:
- the MGARP gene encoding protein MGARP translates to MHLCRTAWQKLAPLASGRGIISLFRNGPVRQMSSTSVPGSSGSALPYYLLTGVAVTGGGIYVYRTLARDRARFQDRHSYIDSRQKADLVPRSQVLNLLVPEPPECFSQSLKGLPVEISVVSETVEEKVESVTVEVVATEVVVDQQTGDQPVVGEGASLPTEQELRTGSEAAPAPEESTESIEAVTDASPAPVLEAQTDNIQEELASAAEDDWSELSARKPEEVLEETSLAKEEIDENVESKEAAASS, encoded by the exons ATGCACTTGTGTAGGACAGCCTGGCAAAAGCTGGCTCCTCTGGCCAGCGGTAGGGGCATCATCTCTCTATTCCGAAACG gtCCAGTCCGTCAGATGTCCTCCACCAGTGTTCCTGGTTCTTCTGGAAGCGCTCTGCCTTACTACCTGCTTACTGGTGTTGCTGTAACTGGTGGTGGCATTTAT GTATACCGAACTCTTGCCAGAGACAGAGCTCGTTTCCAGGATCgccattcatacattgatagcCGGCAAAAGGCAGACCTTGTTCCGAGATCTCAGG TTTTGAATTTATTGGTGCCAGAGCCGCCTGAATGTTTTTCACAATCTTTAAAAGGTCTTCCCGTTGAAATCTCCGTTGTATCTGAAACCGTTGAAGAAAAGGTGGAGTCTGTTACAGTGGAAGTGGTGGCTACAGAAGTTGTTGTGGATCAGCAGACAGGAGATCAACCTGTGGTTGGAGAGGGTGCGTCGCTTCCTACAGAACAAGAATTGCGTACAGGCTCTGAGGCCGCCCCAGCTCCAG AAGAGAGCACAGAATCCATCGAGGCTGTCACTGATGCATCACCTGCCCCAGTGCTAGAAGCACAGACTGACAATATCCAGGAGGAACTAGCTTCAGCAGCAGAAGATGACTGGTCCGAGCTCTCTGCAAGGAAGCCAGAGGAAGTTCTTGAGGAGACTTCTCTAGCCAAAGAAG AGATTGATGAAAATGTAGAATCTAAAGAAGCCGCAGCATCGTCGTAG